The sequence CAGTATCACTTTCAGGTGAGCATCTCCGCAAGCCTCGCGAATCGCTGCGATCTCATCGAACACCAAGGTATATTCCCCTTCAAGGAATTTTCCCCGCGAGATGACCATATCGATCTCATCGGCCCCTTCTTCCACAGCGTATTTCACCTCAGCAATTTTCAGGTGCAGGGGCGATTGCCCGGCGGGGAAAGCGCCAGCCACCGACGCCACCCGGATGCGTGAGCCTTCAAGGGCTTTGCGTGCTGCCCGGATCAGAGTGGGGTAGACGCATATGGCAGCTACCATAGGCAAACCATAGCCCAGGCTATCGAAGGAACGGCCCTTTTCACACAGACGAGTCACCTTCTCGCTGGTGTCGGCCCCTTCCAGGGTGGTCAGGTCTATCATTCCCAGCATGGAGGCGTAAGCTTTTCTTAAAGGATAATGATCCAGGTTGTTGTTCATGATGGTGTTGACCTGGCTTTGGATAGCCTCATCTGAAAGGACAGGCGTTTGGGTAAAATCGATCATGGCTGGATTTGTTTTAATGAGTAAAGATAAGTCAAAACAAGCATTCAAAAAAACCTTAACGAAAAACCGGGATTTAGGATTGCTTTGAGATTTTATAAAGCGTCCCCCGGGGACATACAAAATTTGAAACGCAATAAACCAATATTGCTTATCTTTGCATTTGCAAAAGGGCTCCGTAGTTCAATTGGATAGAATAGCAGATTCCGGTTCTGTCGGTTGGGGGTTCGAGTCCCTCCGGAGTCACTGAAACGTAAAAACCCACCTGCAAATAGCACTTTGTTCAGGTGGTTTTTCCTATTAATAAAATCGCATGACGCAGTTTTACGATTCTACAGGGGCTTCCTTTTCTTCTTTCTCAGTGAATTTCAGGCTGTAAATCATTGCTTCAAGTTGGCGCAGATAGTCGCGCTTTTCAAAGTCGGGGGCATACACAAAACCATCAAGGATGATCAAGCGGTTGTTGGCTTCATCGACCAGGGTATAATTGATAAAGGGTCCGCCCATAAAGTCATTTTCCATGCGCCAGAGGCTGCGGGCCTCCATGGCATAATAACCGTTGAAATTCACCGCCCTGAATTCCGGCGTCAACTTGGGATAGGTGGTCATATAGGTACCTTCGAACTGCCCGGGAATGTATAAATACGTCAGCGAGTCACGGCGCATTTGAATGGTTTCGTGCGCAAAATCAACGGCAGGGTCCTTATATTCCAGGGTGGCGATCAGCAGGCCCATATCCAGGTCTTCGCGGGTACCGGTGCGTCGGATCCAAAGGAAGTTCTCGCCTTCTTTGGCTACATAGAATCCCTCGGGAATGGCCATTTCATAACCGAACATATCGCGGACGGCATTTCTTGCTTCATAATTGGGGGTGCGGTTGAAGGCATTGACGATACGCTCGTATTCTGCGGCAATATAATGGTCGATGAAGGTCCTTGCATTGGCTTCAAGAACCCTTCGGAAGATAGAGTCGTTGGGTGCCTGAACCCGGATGACGACCTGTGGGTATGACCACACATTTTTTGAAATTTCGAGCCGGGCTTTAGGGATGGTATCGTTTATGGTGGCCATGAAGATGTGACGATGTGTTTCAAACATTTTTACGAAGCTCTCTTCCTGTATTTGCACTAAGTCAAACATGTGTTCCTCCGTAAGGACCATTGGTACCTGTGCCTGAAAAACTTCCCGAATGGCTTCACCGGCATGTCCTTCAAATTGCCGGTTATTCATCACCACCAGCAATTCGGCGGCCCTCCCGGTAGCTGAGGGTTGTTGCGGGCGTTCGGTGCTGCAGGCTGCAAATAGTACGATCAGGGTTAAAAACAGGAGTTTCTTCATGATTGGGATGTTTAGGGTGAAAAAAACAAAAGACCCCTGCGGAGGGTCTTCAAAAATAGCAAAAAAAATACCAAAATCTTGATTTTGCGAATATAACATCAACCCGTTTCGGAGACTTCTTCGTTGCTGGCCGAACGTCTCCCTTCAGGGGGCCTTACGATAAGTTGTTGACCAATCCGAATGTTACTGTTGTTTAGTTTGTTCCATTCCATCAGGTTGCTGACCGACACGCGGTAGCGGCTGGCAATGATGCCAAGGGTTTCGCCCCGTTTCACCACGTGAACATTGGCACTGGAAGGTGTGGTAACGGGCCGGTCGGCAGGGGCCCGTACGATGAGGCGCTGACCCGGACGAATCAGGGTGCCCCGCATATTGTTGAGGCGTTGTATTTCCCTTACGCTGGTGCCATAGCGTCGCGCAATGCTGCCAAGCACTTCACCTGAGCGAACGACATGAAAGGTGGTTTCTTTCATTTGGGCAGCCAGTTCTTCCTGGCGGATCTCTTCGGGTGAGCGGTAGTTGTATATGCTTTCTTCATTGGCCAGGAACAGGGTGCCCTGCTCCTTCGGAAGAATCAGCACATAAGGATTTTCGGGTTGATTTGGAATCAGGTTCTTTCGGTATGTGGGGTTGAGATAACGCAAGTTTTCAAAGGGGATGTCGAGCAATTCACTCAGGGTGCGCAGGCTCAATTGCTGGCGCACGTGGATGGTGTCAACGTCGAGAAAGGAATAAACCGGGGGCACGGCATACAGGTTGTGTTCATCGGCGTGTTCCATGACATAGGTTACGGCAATGAATGCCGGCACATAGTTTCTTGTTTCGCGCGGCAGAAAAGGGCCTATCTTCCAGAAATCCTTAATCCCGCCGGCGCGGCGGATGGCTCGATTCACATTGCCGGGGCCTGCATTGTAGGCTGCAATCACCAGCGACCAGTCTTCGTAAATTTTATACAGATCACGGAAGTGTTCGCAGGCAGCAATGGTGGCCTTCAACACATCACTCCGCTCGTCCACATAGTTATTCACTTGCAGTCCATAGAGGCGGCCGGTATGATACATAAACTGCCAGGGGCCGGTGGCGCCTGCACGCGAGCGGGCGGTGGGGTTTAATGCCGATTCAATGACGGCAAGGTACTTGAGTTCGAGAGGCAAATTGAAGCGGTCGAGTTGTTCCTCAAAAATGGGAAAATACAGCTGCGAAAGCCCCAGCATATGTTCCGTCTGGTTACGACGGCGCAAGGCATAGAGGTCGATATAAGCCTTTACGCTGGCATTGTAAACGAATTCGAAGGGCGAATTGTCGTTCATCCGACTAATCCGCGCCTGGTAAATGGAATCGGAAAAAGTGGGGATAAAATCCGGCGGGAAATTGTGACGATGCATTCCGGTATCGCGCCGGTTTTCCAAATTCTGGAAGATCTTGATGGCAGAAAGGCTGTCAAGCATGGCAGATATGGGGTCATCTGGGGCGATGACAATAACCGAAGACGTATCTGGTTCTTCAGTCTCCGGTTCGTTTTGCTGTGCCTGCAGGCTAAACGGGAGTAACAGAGAGATCAGAGGTAACAGGAAATATTTTGTGGTCATTTATTGATTGGGGAATGATGGTTAATTTTGAAAGAGCACCTCCTGAAAAAGGGAGGGGGTCATACAAGAAACTGTGCAATAATAAAAAAAATTGCTCAAAAGATGAAAAAACAAACAGTCAGGATTCTTGCGGTTTTAACCCGTTTGAACCTGATTAACATCCCAAGGGAGCCCGTTCGGGTTATTCAGTCGGCTTGTTGTTGTTTTTCTCTGGCTCATCTTTTTGGGCATCCTTAAATTCCTTCATGCCCTTGCCCAGTCCGCGCATTAATTCAGGGATCTTGCGTCCGCCAAAGATCAGCACGATTGCCAGTACGATCAGCAATATTTCCTGGGTGCCCAGCATGCCAATCACGAATAAGTTTTCCATGTGATAAAGTTTTTGCTTCTTTTGCTTACAAATCTATAAAAAAAGCGGGCATCCCTGCCCGATGTGTAAAATAATCTGTTACCGCTGACGGGCGATCCAGTCGGCAGGGTTTAGCTTGTCGTTACCGCGCCAGATCTCGAGGTGCATCTGGGTTTTCCCTTCACGGCTGTCGGTAGCTATCGTGCCGATCTCCTGTCGGATGTTCACCTTATCGCCACTTTTCACCGAAACGTGGCTCAGGTTGGAATAAACGGACAGGTATTCCCCATGGCGCATGATCACGGCATAAAAAGCTCCCGGAACGGTAATTACCCGGCTAACCGTGCCTTCAAAAATGGCCCTGGCCGTGGCTCCGGGAACTGATGCAATGTCGATGCCATTGTTCACGATCTTGATATTCCGGAGTACAGGATGGGGATGTTCCCCGAAGGTGCTTGTGATGACGCCTCTTTCAACGGGCCAGGGTAATTTGCCCTTGTTTCCGGCAAAATTATTCGAAAGCAACTGCTCTTCAGGGGTCAGGGCATAGGTTCCGGGTGTCACCGTACGACCTTCCGCCCTTGCCTGTTCCTGTGAGCGACGGCGTTCCTCGGCAATGATACGTTCAATGTTGCGTTGCAACTCCTGTCGTGCACGCTCCTGTTCACGCAGGCGCTGCATCAAATCTTTTTCCTTTTGGCGAAGCTGGTTGATGGTTTGGTTCTGTTCGTTTTTTTCCAGGCTCAGTTCCTGCATGGTTTTCTGTTGCTCTTCACGCAGGCGTTCCTGTTCCTTTTTTTGTTCTTCCAGTCGGTCGATTTCCTCCTGCAGGCTTTCCTGGGTTTTAACAATCTTTTCGGCCTGCAGCTGGCGGTGTTTTGCATATTCCTGCAGGTATCGCAGGCGCATGTATGCCTGGTTGAAGTTTCTGGAGGAAAACAAAAAGGCTACCCGCTGGTAGTTACTGCGGGTCAAATAGGCGTAACGCACCATGTTGGCATACGACTCGCGCAATTCTTTCAGTTCACGGGTTAAGGTTTCAATGGTATTGTTTTGTTCGATGATGCGGCGGTTGATTTGGCTGATCTCGTTGTTAATAGCCCGAATAAGGCTTTCACGCCGGGTAATTTGCGTGTTTAGCATCACCAGTTGGTTCATGCTAACCTCGGCGGTTTTTTTTGTTTCCTGCAACATTTCGTTGATCAGGCGAATCTCTCGCTCAATGTTCTGCTTGTCGCGTTCCAGGGCTTCCCGGTTCTGGCCTTTTGAAATAGCCGGTATCAGCAACAGGCACAAGGCAAGCAATATGCTTGCGGACTTCCTGATTGGGATTATGTATTTCAACCGTAACGTCATATGCTGTTTTAAAAGTCTACGGGTGTATACCTGGAGGGAATGGAGAACGAGAACTCCTGGGGCTGATTCAGGGTCGTTCGGTTCAGGCGGATGGAAAGTTTTGACTGGCCTTTGGGTTCAATAAACGATATGGCCAAGTCGTTGGGAAGCCATTGCCCCTCCATATTTTCATAATGGTTGTAATCTGCCTCAATGCTTCGCTGGGTTTCAGGATCAATAACGATGGACTTGCGAACCCTGTAATTCACAGGCTCCATCCAAATGCCATGCTCAATCCGGGGTGCGTCCCTTTCATTTATCCGCCTGCGTCCGGACGAATGCAGGTAGATCATACTTCTGTCGTCAGTAACGTTGAAGTTGTCGGCAGAAAAATGTTCAAAATCATTTCCTGTCAGGATGGCCTGCAGCATATAAAAGTCGAGGTCGGTACCGAGCATTTTGTTGATAAATCGCATATCGCCAATAAAATAATTCGATTGCATGCGGTTTATGTATTTAACCGTATCGGGGGTAATCAGCACCCTGGCCAACTCAATACCCAGGAAAGGAGCCACCGAAAGAAAGATGGCCTGGTCTTTCTGGATTCTGAGGCTTCCGGAAACGCTGTAGTTTTTTCCTTCCCACAGGGCGTCTCCCGAAAAGCGTGCCGAGTAGAACTCAAAATCAGCCTGGTTGGCGTGAAGGGTTCTTAAAGCCCTTTCGGGTGAGCGCAAGAGGTCGTCAGCAACAGGGATGATGTCGCGCCGCGGCTTGCAGCCATGGATGCCTGCCAGCAGCAGCACCAGGATCAGGAGCTTTGGAATCAGACGTTTATTCATGGAGTTTAAGGTCTTTGATTTTCTCTGGAAGCAGCTCCGAGGTGTCACCGGCGTCCAGGGCTTTTTGCCAGTACTCGAGGGCCTGTTCAGTTTGTCCGAGCCTGAAAAGCACATCGCCATAATGCTCAAGTACCGTGCCACTGGTTTCTTCAGCATCCTGAACAGCCATGCCTATCCATTCGGCGGCTTCCTGGTAGCGCCCCAACTGATACAAAACCCAGCCCAGGGTGTCCTGATAAGAAGAGGTGCCAGGCTGCAGGCGGTTGGCCTCAGAAGCCATGGCTTCGGCATCCGTAAGGCGGGCCTTGCGAAGGCTGAGATGGTAGGCGTAATTATTCAGAACCGTGGCGTTGTTGGGTTCCAGCTCCAGCGCTTTCTCATAACTCCTGTCACTGCGCTCAAAGTCCCCTAGGTAATAATACGTGTCGCCGAGCATGGAATAGAACTGAATGCTCAATTCTTCATCGTTCTGGACAATGCCGGCGCCATATTCAAGCGATGAGGCAGCATCCTTGTAATTTTTCAACTGCAAATTTGCCAAGCCGTTAAACAAAAAGGGGAGGGGCTGTTCAAAAAAGTATTCCAGGGTTTGGTTTGAATGTTCAAGTAAAGCTTCATAGTCGCCCATCTGGTTGTCGAGTACCATGATTTGCTGCCATACATTGAGGTTGGAAGGGTCGCGCAGAGCGCCTTCCAGGAATTTGTCGCGGGCTTCTTCCAGGCGTTCCTCACGGGCAAGGAAATCACCATAAATAAGGTATGGCTCAGTTTCTTCTGGATGCAGCTCAATGAGGATCTCGCATAACTCCAGGGCTTGATCCAGGTAATCGGGGTTTTCTCCCGAGAGGTTGTAAAAGGTATACATGATACGGCCCTTGTTCTCGGTATCAAGACGGGGGCTGCGGAAAGCCTTTTTCAATGACTCGAAGGCATTTTCTGGCTCGCCTTTCTCCTGGAAGTAGTCCGCCATCATCAGGTGGCCCATGGGGTTTTCCGGGTCCGAGGCAACTATTTCTTCAAACATGCCCCTAGCTTCCTCCAGCCGTCCCGTTTGCATATACAGGTCACTAAGCATCTCGGCAAACATGGGCTCATCGGGAAAGAGCTCCACCAGCCTTTCCCCTTCGGTAACGGCTTCCTCCATTCGCCCCAAATCCATAAGCAACTTTTGTTTCTGGAGTGATACCTCCTCGGTGTAACCTGTAATCTCTTCAATGCGGTTATAGACCGCTATGGCATCATCATGACGTTCGGCATACAGGTAGGTATTGGCCAGGCTCATCAGATAATCTACCCGCTCGGGATATTTATCGGTAAGTTTCTGGTAGATGGCAAGCGACTCCTCCACTTGGTTTGAAAGGGTATAGATATCGGCCAATACCGTAAGGTAATAGGGGTTATCAGGGTCGATCTCTGCTGCCTGTTTGGCAAACTTCAGGGCATCTTCAAATTCTCCCTGCATGGCATGGGCCTTGGCCAGTTCAAAATAAGCGGCATCATTGCCAGGGTCTTTTTCGATGGCATCCAGAAAAAGCACAATGGCTTGTGGCCAGTTGCCCAGAATCTTCTGACGGGTAGCCTCTATCAGAATGGCAGAGCTTTCGAGCTTGTCGGTTTCCGTGATCATCTGCCGCTCCAAATAAGCACCCGAAGACTCAACAGGTGCCTTGGCCGTTTTACAGGCAGAAAACCCAATTACACCAACGATGACGAAAAGGATTATGTTTCGGAAACGGAATGATTTCATTCAGATTGGATTAGTAAGTTTAAGCCGGTATACAGGCCGGGGACCTTGTTTTATTGAAATAAAACGCCGAACACCCACATTGATTGCAGTCAGGGACTATTTATTTGGTGCCCGTGTGCCCGAATCCGCCACTCCCCCTAAGAGTCTCATTGAGTTTTTCCACCCTTACCAGTTCAGCCCTTTCGTGGCGCGCAATGATCATTTGGGCAATGCGGTCACCGGGATGGATGGTGTAATCTTCACCGGAAAGGTTGACCATAATGACCTTGATCTCGCCCCTGTAATCGGCATCAATGGTTCCGGGAGTGTTAAGCACCGTGATGCCGTGTTTGGCAGCCAGTCCGCTACGTGGACGCACCTGTGCCTCATGGCCGGTCGGCAGTTCGATAAACAAACCTGTAGGCACCAGGGCACGTGCAAGGGGCTTCAGCACCAGGGGTTCCTTCAGCCAGGCTCGCAGGTCCATACCCGCCGAGAAGGCCGTTTCATAGGCCGGTAAAGGATTATCAGAGGTGTTGACGATTCTAATTTCCATTTTGTTTGAGAATAACAGGCTGTAAATTCTTATCTTCGCTGCAAAATTAATCAAAAGCTTGGTTTTCCTTTCTTAAGGAACCATAAATGTGAATTGGCCGGCTAATTTACCAGGACATAAAAAACACTGCTAAACCATTTACCCATTATTTTTGTTAAACATCA comes from Bacteroides sp. and encodes:
- a CDS encoding tetratricopeptide repeat protein; amino-acid sequence: MKSFRFRNIILFVIVGVIGFSACKTAKAPVESSGAYLERQMITETDKLESSAILIEATRQKILGNWPQAIVLFLDAIEKDPGNDAAYFELAKAHAMQGEFEDALKFAKQAAEIDPDNPYYLTVLADIYTLSNQVEESLAIYQKLTDKYPERVDYLMSLANTYLYAERHDDAIAVYNRIEEITGYTEEVSLQKQKLLMDLGRMEEAVTEGERLVELFPDEPMFAEMLSDLYMQTGRLEEARGMFEEIVASDPENPMGHLMMADYFQEKGEPENAFESLKKAFRSPRLDTENKGRIMYTFYNLSGENPDYLDQALELCEILIELHPEETEPYLIYGDFLAREERLEEARDKFLEGALRDPSNLNVWQQIMVLDNQMGDYEALLEHSNQTLEYFFEQPLPFLFNGLANLQLKNYKDAASSLEYGAGIVQNDEELSIQFYSMLGDTYYYLGDFERSDRSYEKALELEPNNATVLNNYAYHLSLRKARLTDAEAMASEANRLQPGTSSYQDTLGWVLYQLGRYQEAAEWIGMAVQDAEETSGTVLEHYGDVLFRLGQTEQALEYWQKALDAGDTSELLPEKIKDLKLHE
- a CDS encoding peptidoglycan DD-metalloendopeptidase family protein; this translates as MKYIIPIRKSASILLALCLLLIPAISKGQNREALERDKQNIEREIRLINEMLQETKKTAEVSMNQLVMLNTQITRRESLIRAINNEISQINRRIIEQNNTIETLTRELKELRESYANMVRYAYLTRSNYQRVAFLFSSRNFNQAYMRLRYLQEYAKHRQLQAEKIVKTQESLQEEIDRLEEQKKEQERLREEQQKTMQELSLEKNEQNQTINQLRQKEKDLMQRLREQERARQELQRNIERIIAEERRRSQEQARAEGRTVTPGTYALTPEEQLLSNNFAGNKGKLPWPVERGVITSTFGEHPHPVLRNIKIVNNGIDIASVPGATARAIFEGTVSRVITVPGAFYAVIMRHGEYLSVYSNLSHVSVKSGDKVNIRQEIGTIATDSREGKTQMHLEIWRGNDKLNPADWIARQR
- the dut gene encoding dUTP diphosphatase, which codes for MEIRIVNTSDNPLPAYETAFSAGMDLRAWLKEPLVLKPLARALVPTGLFIELPTGHEAQVRPRSGLAAKHGITVLNTPGTIDADYRGEIKVIMVNLSGEDYTIHPGDRIAQMIIARHERAELVRVEKLNETLRGSGGFGHTGTK
- a CDS encoding DUF4292 domain-containing protein, which encodes MNKRLIPKLLILVLLLAGIHGCKPRRDIIPVADDLLRSPERALRTLHANQADFEFYSARFSGDALWEGKNYSVSGSLRIQKDQAIFLSVAPFLGIELARVLITPDTVKYINRMQSNYFIGDMRFINKMLGTDLDFYMLQAILTGNDFEHFSADNFNVTDDRSMIYLHSSGRRRINERDAPRIEHGIWMEPVNYRVRKSIVIDPETQRSIEADYNHYENMEGQWLPNDLAISFIEPKGQSKLSIRLNRTTLNQPQEFSFSIPSRYTPVDF
- a CDS encoding LysM peptidoglycan-binding domain-containing protein, encoding MTTKYFLLPLISLLLPFSLQAQQNEPETEEPDTSSVIVIAPDDPISAMLDSLSAIKIFQNLENRRDTGMHRHNFPPDFIPTFSDSIYQARISRMNDNSPFEFVYNASVKAYIDLYALRRRNQTEHMLGLSQLYFPIFEEQLDRFNLPLELKYLAVIESALNPTARSRAGATGPWQFMYHTGRLYGLQVNNYVDERSDVLKATIAACEHFRDLYKIYEDWSLVIAAYNAGPGNVNRAIRRAGGIKDFWKIGPFLPRETRNYVPAFIAVTYVMEHADEHNLYAVPPVYSFLDVDTIHVRQQLSLRTLSELLDIPFENLRYLNPTYRKNLIPNQPENPYVLILPKEQGTLFLANEESIYNYRSPEEIRQEELAAQMKETTFHVVRSGEVLGSIARRYGTSVREIQRLNNMRGTLIRPGQRLIVRAPADRPVTTPSSANVHVVKRGETLGIIASRYRVSVSNLMEWNKLNNSNIRIGQQLIVRPPEGRRSASNEEVSETG
- a CDS encoding twin-arginine translocase TatA/TatE family subunit, which encodes MLGTQEILLIVLAIVLIFGGRKIPELMRGLGKGMKEFKDAQKDEPEKNNNKPTE
- the deoC gene encoding deoxyribose-phosphate aldolase, which codes for MIDFTQTPVLSDEAIQSQVNTIMNNNLDHYPLRKAYASMLGMIDLTTLEGADTSEKVTRLCEKGRSFDSLGYGLPMVAAICVYPTLIRAARKALEGSRIRVASVAGAFPAGQSPLHLKIAEVKYAVEEGADEIDMVISRGKFLEGEYTLVFDEIAAIREACGDAHLKVILETGELVTATNIRRASEIALQAGAHFLKTSTGKMQPAATPEAMLVMLEAIRDHYDQTGKMVGIKPAGGISNPETALKYYALTDQILGSEWMNKDWFRFGASRLADSLVEAVKNLD
- a CDS encoding DUF4837 family protein, with translation MKKLLFLTLIVLFAACSTERPQQPSATGRAAELLVVMNNRQFEGHAGEAIREVFQAQVPMVLTEEHMFDLVQIQEESFVKMFETHRHIFMATINDTIPKARLEISKNVWSYPQVVIRVQAPNDSIFRRVLEANARTFIDHYIAAEYERIVNAFNRTPNYEARNAVRDMFGYEMAIPEGFYVAKEGENFLWIRRTGTREDLDMGLLIATLEYKDPAVDFAHETIQMRRDSLTYLYIPGQFEGTYMTTYPKLTPEFRAVNFNGYYAMEARSLWRMENDFMGGPFINYTLVDEANNRLIILDGFVYAPDFEKRDYLRQLEAMIYSLKFTEKEEKEAPVES